One genomic segment of Methanothermobacter wolfeii includes these proteins:
- a CDS encoding replication factor C large subunit produces the protein MSWTEKYRPRTFEEVAGNKKAIEEIKKWIDEWKAGNPQPPLLLVGPPGTGKTTLAHIIGREFSDTLELNASDKRSQDAIRRTAGEASSTYSLFNHDLKLIILDEVDGIHGNEDRGGVQAINRIIKESRQPLVLTANDPYSKRLQTIKPKCKVINIRKVHTASIAAALKRICRAEGIDCPPDVLKELAKRSMGDLRSAINDLEAMAKGEESVGKELLDTGAKDAVSTIFDAVRAVLKSRDVVKVREAMRVDDDPTSVLEFIAENVPREYEKPHEISRAYDMLSRADVFFGRAVRSRDYTYWRYASELMGPGVALSKDETYRKFVRYSGSSSFRILGRTRKKRALRDSVARKMAGKMHISPRVAISMFPFLEIIFENDEMAYEIKEYLELTDEEVKLFRKRKIRAPERKKPGKKTETPGRPLPGPEKRDDEAGADKGRSRKSPEDGSERNRSHGQGEKKNKKNDEKPKEKQTSLFQFK, from the coding sequence ATGTCATGGACAGAGAAGTACAGGCCCAGGACCTTTGAAGAGGTTGCAGGGAACAAGAAGGCCATAGAGGAGATAAAGAAGTGGATTGACGAGTGGAAGGCCGGGAACCCCCAGCCACCCCTGCTTCTGGTCGGGCCCCCTGGGACCGGTAAGACAACCCTTGCACACATCATAGGACGGGAGTTCTCAGACACCCTTGAACTCAATGCAAGCGACAAGCGGTCCCAGGACGCCATCAGGAGGACCGCAGGCGAGGCATCCTCAACCTACTCCCTCTTCAACCATGACCTTAAACTCATAATACTCGACGAGGTTGACGGTATACACGGTAATGAGGACCGTGGGGGTGTCCAGGCCATAAACAGGATAATAAAGGAGAGCAGGCAACCCCTGGTCCTGACGGCCAACGACCCCTACAGCAAGAGATTGCAGACCATAAAACCAAAATGCAAGGTTATAAACATCCGCAAGGTTCACACAGCCTCCATAGCAGCCGCCCTTAAAAGGATCTGCAGGGCTGAAGGTATTGACTGCCCCCCCGATGTCCTGAAGGAACTTGCAAAGAGGTCCATGGGGGACCTCAGATCGGCCATCAACGACCTTGAGGCCATGGCAAAGGGTGAGGAAAGTGTGGGGAAGGAGCTCCTGGACACCGGTGCCAAGGATGCCGTCTCCACAATCTTTGATGCCGTCAGGGCCGTGCTGAAGAGCCGCGATGTGGTTAAGGTCAGGGAGGCCATGAGGGTTGATGATGACCCCACAAGCGTCCTTGAGTTCATTGCAGAGAACGTCCCGAGGGAGTATGAGAAGCCCCATGAGATCAGCAGGGCCTATGATATGCTCTCCCGGGCTGATGTGTTCTTCGGGCGTGCTGTGAGGAGCAGGGACTACACCTACTGGCGCTACGCATCTGAACTCATGGGTCCAGGGGTCGCCCTATCAAAGGATGAGACCTATCGGAAATTTGTCCGCTACAGCGGTTCATCCTCATTCAGGATACTTGGAAGGACCAGGAAGAAGAGGGCCCTCAGGGACAGCGTGGCCAGGAAGATGGCCGGGAAGATGCACATATCACCCAGGGTGGCTATTTCAATGTTCCCCTTCCTTGAGATAATCTTCGAGAACGATGAGATGGCCTATGAGATAAAGGAATACCTTGAACTGACCGATGAGGAGGTTAAACTCTTCAGGAAGAGGAAGATCAGGGCCCCTGAAAGGAAGAAACCCGGAAAGAAAACTGAAACCCCAGGGAGACCCCTGCCAGGTCCGGAGAAAAGGGATGATGAAGCCGGCGCGGATAAGGGAAGAAGTAGAAAATCCCCTGAAGATGGCTCTGAAAGGAACAGGTCCCATGGGCAAGGTGAAAAGAAAAATAAAAAGAATGATGAAAAACCAAAGGAGAAGCAAACATCACTGTTCCAGTTCAAATAG
- a CDS encoding replication factor C small subunit — translation MSGPWVEKYRPQKLDDIVGQEHVIPRLKRYVEEKSMPNLMFTGPAGVGKTTTALALAKEILGDYWRQNFLELNASDARGIDTVRTIIKNFCRLKPVGAPFRIIFLDEVDNMTKDAQHALRREMEMYTKTSSFILSCNYSSKIIDPIQSRCAIFRFLPLKGHQIIKRLEYIAREEGLEYEPQALDTIVYFAEGDLRKSINLLQSAASLGEKITEESIYEVVSRARPKDVRKMINTVLNGKFMDARDILREITVLQGISGEDMVTQIYQELSRMAMEGALEGEKYIKLIEAIGEYDFRIREGANPRIQLEALLAKFLEYS, via the coding sequence ATGAGCGGACCCTGGGTAGAGAAGTACAGACCACAGAAACTTGATGATATCGTAGGCCAGGAACATGTTATACCACGCCTCAAGCGCTATGTTGAGGAGAAGAGCATGCCGAACCTCATGTTCACAGGACCAGCAGGTGTGGGTAAGACAACAACTGCCCTGGCCCTTGCAAAGGAGATCCTCGGCGATTACTGGCGGCAGAACTTCCTTGAACTCAACGCCTCAGACGCCAGGGGTATAGACACCGTAAGGACCATTATAAAGAACTTCTGCCGCCTGAAACCCGTGGGTGCGCCCTTCAGGATAATATTCCTTGATGAAGTGGACAACATGACAAAGGACGCCCAGCACGCCCTCCGAAGGGAGATGGAGATGTACACCAAGACATCCTCCTTCATACTCTCCTGCAACTACTCATCAAAGATCATAGACCCCATACAGTCAAGGTGCGCCATATTCAGGTTCCTTCCCCTCAAGGGCCACCAGATAATAAAAAGGCTTGAATACATCGCCAGGGAGGAGGGCCTTGAATACGAGCCACAGGCCCTTGACACCATAGTCTACTTTGCAGAGGGGGACCTCAGGAAATCCATAAACCTCCTTCAGTCAGCGGCATCCCTCGGTGAGAAGATAACAGAGGAGAGCATCTATGAGGTTGTCTCAAGGGCAAGGCCCAAGGATGTGAGGAAGATGATCAACACCGTCCTCAACGGCAAGTTCATGGATGCAAGGGACATACTCCGGGAGATAACGGTCCTGCAGGGTATAAGCGGCGAGGACATGGTGACCCAGATATACCAGGAACTATCCAGGATGGCCATGGAGGGGGCTCTGGAGGGTGAGAAGTACATAAAACTCATTGAAGCAATAGGTGAATACGATTTCAGGATAAGGGAAGGTGCAAATCCAAGGATACAGCTTGAAGCCCTCCTTGCAAAGTTCCTGGAATACAGTTAA
- a CDS encoding cobaltochelatase subunit CobN: MTISVPAVSAADDNSTADNGTKMLRDTNMVVLITGCVVGTVDPIMNDAYRNLTGEGYNFSLKIYTMDTFNLNSTTSARFRQDIREADIFFLFTRPGYPVTGMSYGTDFDAPVDFQALAADLKPGARIFVLGPVKPNVTGVNVTNLPAYGPVAAPALSCENVKRTLLEVLRLSGAVNLTSNDTKLVPGLQDFLYHPMAPGTYTDREAYMDWYRSTPMYRAGAPWVGVAILNRYYLSGNMDVYETLIQKFEAKGLNVIPYFYCSDPIGASRRFFMDNNTSVIDALVACVQFGYWPDNQTITFFTDLNVPVQGPLPVFLQTSLEDYIEGAEKKGLRGLEYYWLAMFEMQGRIEPILIGGNRITGTDPLTGVTLKEYVAYEPGVDQLVNRTLAWVNLRNKENCDKRIAMVYFDSTHDEGMPATNGLNLYASLSNILLAMKAAGYRVGDSNLTPEAIYEMINRAGRNPQNMTQSELRRLVEIGCVTVPLQDYLKWYSGLPASLRRQVEAMWGPAPGNIMVYNGSIVIPGIMMGNIFLAPQPVWKWKGTIQGLDDGKLPPTHQFIAFYLWLKKGFRADAVVHIGQHGTLELLPGNFNAMTENDWPNTLIGAMPNIHLLKMEDPLEAVINPAKRRAYAVTVSYLVPPVIRTELYGVYQELADLLGSYTVAEAAGDTERMTALESLIRDGVRRTGLETRLGTGSTASFSVLREKLHEYLEELTGILTPYGLHTFGSLPDAEILEKFIDSIISFDPANRTSMRDEIRNLLIQSAANEMNSLLRALNCEFIQPVTAKSPVINLATLPTGRNMYTFDPSAIPDQAAMITGSRAAEEMLRRYRQASNGRYPETVAVDIGDVISTNGQSIAAIFYFLGVRPVYESGTLIGTEIIPLSELGRPRIDVLISDFHNFRGLIPGAMDVIDNTIKRLVSLNEPAEQNYLRKHYLAVRTDIYNQVVSSGMNSSEAEEQADRLARTRIFGLPPGADPHGAGVDRILWSRDNWTPEELAETYLSYYSYAYGRGLNGVQSPRLLEALLRTVDTSIVIMPYRTPGEGTCLYRVSVTVNFMVNYLTGRDITGYIARTAYGTPIIRTLQESTYDDLAVTLLNPVWVQGKLKDGPSGSVSIALQIRDLFTSDALVDVASADVWRRIAETFLLDASVRSQMDPSAVRMIAGYIRQAYTRDMVQLSSAELSTISGIFGETTTGGETGTPHGKPPVTGHGRDSQPGRTPGGVSGVSVGTSAAARTSQSAQESASLEALGKEPGKAYEVSTPSRPQESAGTQLYAILGVIGIFCLLGAGYFFGPLKK; encoded by the coding sequence ATGACGATTTCAGTTCCAGCAGTATCTGCAGCAGATGATAACTCAACGGCAGATAACGGTACAAAGATGCTCAGGGATACAAATATGGTTGTGCTCATCACAGGCTGCGTTGTTGGAACAGTGGACCCCATAATGAACGATGCCTACAGGAACCTGACAGGCGAGGGCTACAACTTCAGCCTTAAAATCTACACCATGGACACATTCAACCTCAACTCAACGACCTCAGCCAGGTTCCGGCAGGACATAAGGGAGGCGGACATATTCTTCCTCTTCACAAGGCCAGGATACCCTGTTACCGGCATGAGCTACGGGACAGATTTCGATGCACCCGTTGACTTCCAGGCCCTTGCAGCGGACCTGAAACCAGGGGCAAGGATCTTCGTCCTCGGACCCGTAAAACCCAACGTTACAGGTGTCAATGTAACGAACCTTCCTGCCTATGGACCGGTAGCAGCACCTGCACTCTCATGTGAGAACGTGAAGAGAACACTGCTGGAGGTCCTGAGGCTCAGCGGTGCGGTGAACCTGACATCCAATGACACGAAACTCGTACCCGGCCTCCAGGACTTCCTATACCATCCAATGGCACCCGGGACATACACCGACAGGGAGGCCTACATGGACTGGTACCGCAGCACACCAATGTACAGGGCCGGGGCTCCATGGGTGGGTGTCGCCATACTCAACAGGTACTACCTTTCAGGTAATATGGACGTCTATGAGACACTCATACAGAAATTCGAGGCAAAGGGCCTCAACGTGATACCCTACTTCTACTGTTCGGATCCAATAGGAGCCTCAAGGCGCTTCTTCATGGACAACAACACATCGGTGATCGACGCACTTGTTGCATGCGTACAGTTCGGTTACTGGCCAGACAACCAGACAATAACATTCTTCACAGACCTCAACGTACCCGTCCAGGGCCCCCTCCCGGTCTTCCTCCAGACATCCCTTGAAGACTACATAGAGGGAGCAGAGAAGAAGGGTTTAAGGGGCCTTGAATACTACTGGCTTGCAATGTTCGAGATGCAGGGCCGTATAGAACCCATACTCATAGGGGGAAACAGGATAACAGGGACAGATCCCCTGACAGGGGTCACCCTCAAGGAATACGTTGCATATGAGCCCGGAGTGGACCAGCTTGTTAACAGAACCCTTGCCTGGGTTAACCTCAGGAACAAGGAGAACTGTGACAAGAGGATAGCCATGGTCTACTTTGACAGCACCCATGATGAGGGGATGCCGGCCACCAATGGACTCAACCTCTACGCCAGCCTCAGCAACATACTCCTTGCAATGAAGGCAGCAGGCTACAGGGTCGGCGACTCAAACCTCACCCCCGAGGCCATCTATGAGATGATAAACAGGGCAGGCAGGAACCCCCAGAACATGACACAGTCAGAACTCAGAAGACTCGTGGAAATCGGCTGCGTCACAGTACCCCTCCAGGATTACCTCAAATGGTATTCAGGACTGCCAGCATCACTCAGAAGACAGGTAGAGGCCATGTGGGGTCCCGCACCTGGCAACATCATGGTCTACAATGGAAGCATAGTCATACCGGGGATCATGATGGGCAACATATTCCTGGCTCCGCAGCCGGTCTGGAAGTGGAAGGGGACCATCCAGGGACTTGATGATGGAAAACTCCCACCCACACATCAGTTCATAGCATTCTACCTCTGGCTCAAGAAGGGGTTCAGGGCCGATGCGGTTGTACATATAGGACAGCACGGGACCCTGGAACTCCTCCCTGGAAACTTCAATGCAATGACAGAGAATGACTGGCCAAACACTCTCATAGGGGCCATGCCAAACATACACCTGCTTAAGATGGAGGACCCCCTTGAGGCCGTTATAAACCCGGCCAAGAGGAGGGCCTATGCGGTCACAGTATCCTACCTTGTACCCCCAGTCATAAGGACAGAGCTCTACGGCGTCTACCAGGAACTCGCTGATCTCCTAGGATCCTACACAGTCGCCGAGGCCGCAGGAGACACCGAGAGGATGACGGCCCTCGAATCCCTAATCCGTGATGGTGTCAGGAGGACGGGCCTTGAAACAAGGCTTGGAACTGGCAGCACAGCATCCTTCAGCGTACTCAGGGAAAAACTCCACGAGTACCTTGAGGAGCTTACAGGGATACTCACACCCTATGGACTCCACACCTTCGGCAGCCTGCCTGATGCAGAGATCCTTGAGAAGTTCATAGACTCAATAATCTCCTTTGACCCTGCGAACAGGACCTCCATGAGGGATGAGATAAGGAACCTTCTCATTCAGAGCGCAGCGAATGAGATGAACTCACTCCTCAGGGCCCTCAACTGTGAATTCATACAGCCGGTGACTGCAAAGAGCCCGGTTATCAACCTAGCCACACTCCCGACAGGACGTAACATGTACACCTTTGACCCATCAGCCATACCTGATCAGGCTGCCATGATTACAGGGTCAAGGGCTGCCGAGGAGATGCTCAGACGCTACCGGCAAGCCAGCAACGGCAGGTACCCTGAAACCGTTGCAGTGGACATAGGGGATGTTATATCAACGAATGGTCAGAGCATAGCAGCCATATTCTACTTCCTGGGAGTGAGACCTGTCTATGAGAGCGGAACCCTGATAGGAACAGAGATAATACCCCTGAGTGAACTTGGAAGGCCAAGGATCGATGTTCTTATAAGTGACTTCCACAACTTCAGGGGCCTCATACCAGGGGCTATGGATGTCATTGACAACACCATAAAGAGACTGGTCAGCCTCAACGAGCCTGCTGAACAGAACTATCTAAGGAAACACTACCTGGCTGTCAGGACAGATATCTACAACCAGGTGGTATCATCAGGGATGAACAGTTCAGAGGCGGAGGAACAGGCGGATCGGCTTGCAAGGACAAGGATATTCGGGCTTCCACCAGGGGCAGACCCCCATGGTGCAGGTGTCGACAGGATACTCTGGTCAAGGGATAACTGGACACCAGAGGAACTTGCAGAGACCTACCTGAGCTACTACTCATACGCCTATGGAAGGGGACTTAACGGTGTACAGAGCCCACGGCTCCTTGAGGCCCTCCTGAGGACAGTTGACACCAGCATAGTTATAATGCCATACAGGACACCAGGGGAGGGCACATGCCTCTACAGGGTCTCGGTGACCGTTAACTTCATGGTGAACTACCTCACAGGAAGGGATATAACGGGTTACATTGCAAGGACCGCATACGGAACACCGATCATAAGGACCCTCCAGGAGTCAACCTACGATGACCTTGCCGTGACACTCCTCAACCCGGTATGGGTGCAGGGCAAACTCAAGGATGGACCGTCTGGAAGCGTTTCAATAGCACTCCAGATAAGGGATCTCTTTACATCAGACGCCCTCGTGGATGTTGCATCAGCTGATGTCTGGAGGAGGATAGCTGAAACCTTCCTCCTTGACGCCTCGGTGAGGAGTCAGATGGACCCATCAGCGGTCCGGATGATTGCAGGGTACATCAGGCAGGCCTACACTAGGGATATGGTGCAGCTATCATCAGCCGAACTCAGCACCATCTCAGGGATATTCGGTGAGACTACCACTGGTGGTGAGACAGGCACACCACATGGAAAACCCCCAGTAACCGGACATGGAAGGGATTCACAGCCTGGAAGGACCCCTGGTGGTGTATCAGGAGTTTCAGTCGGAACATCAGCTGCAGCAAGAACTTCACAGTCTGCACAGGAGTCAGCATCCCTTGAAGCGCTAGGTAAAGAACCTGGAAAGGCTTATGAGGTTTCAACCCCTTCAAGGCCACAGGAATCAGCAGGAACACAGTTATATGCAATCCTGGGGGTTATTGGAATATTCTGTCTCCTTGGAGCAGGATACTTCTTCGGTCCGCTTAAAAAATAA
- a CDS encoding DUF483 domain-containing protein → MLEKVYERIVRIRDDGCRDCLSVICRMDDFQFNQLMSRLQLEIEITRKYNPPTRPALDPVISTELGVYRGDDENIGRLLGYPECCIRSFSEDTRYAIDEDHLEELAELEVPGDACAVVLPSGFIPCSLRCKEAWERKLIAFADREDMRRILELEEELRRELPHFHIAYDEYFEKIIIK, encoded by the coding sequence ATGCTTGAAAAGGTCTATGAAAGGATAGTCAGGATAAGGGATGATGGTTGCAGGGATTGCCTGAGTGTTATATGCCGTATGGATGACTTCCAGTTCAACCAGCTGATGTCAAGGCTCCAGCTGGAGATTGAGATAACGAGAAAGTATAATCCGCCAACAAGGCCGGCCCTTGACCCTGTGATCTCAACCGAACTTGGGGTTTACAGGGGTGATGATGAGAATATAGGACGCCTCCTGGGGTACCCTGAATGCTGTATCAGGAGCTTCTCAGAGGATACAAGGTACGCCATTGATGAGGATCACCTTGAGGAGCTGGCTGAACTGGAGGTGCCAGGGGATGCATGTGCGGTTGTACTCCCATCAGGTTTCATACCCTGCAGCCTCAGATGCAAGGAGGCCTGGGAGAGGAAGCTGATAGCCTTCGCTGACAGGGAGGATATGCGGCGCATCCTTGAACTCGAGGAAGAACTCAGAAGGGAACTCCCACACTTTCACATAGCCTATGATGAGTACTTTGAAAAGATAATCATAAAATAG